One Ananas comosus cultivar F153 linkage group 23, ASM154086v1, whole genome shotgun sequence genomic window carries:
- the LOC109728363 gene encoding DTW domain-containing protein 2, whose product MWYLRNKHLNVVEPVPWTTPSSDPFSSPSAPAPATTCDAGCGRPASVCVCAHLPTSPIPTAATVVVLHHPHELRRNRLATLPLLSRSLLRLVPVPGRRLRPGSSPLLDSRPSPTLFLFPGPRAIDLARWAAATPPRDRASPVLVVFDGTWAQAREMAAASLPFLEGFATWVTLGGGFDEGTGEEGASAWDSELVLKKEPHKGCVSTAEAVARALRVLEPEGQGAELEAALLKALRAMAGFQASYMKPMKPRPRLTKKTKEKEKEMSKRDEEEPGD is encoded by the exons ATGTGGTACCTAC GAAATAAACACTTAAACGTTGTCGAACCTGTGCCATGGACGACGCCGAGTTCGGATCCGTTCTCCTCCCCCTcagcgccggcgccggcgacgacgtgCGACGCGGGGTGCGGGCGCCCGGCGAGCGTGTGCGTGTGCGCGCACCTCCCCACGTCGCCGATCCccaccgccgccaccgtcgTCGTCCTCCACCACCCCCACGAGCTCCGCCGCAACCGCCTTGCGAcgctccccctcctctcccgctccctcctccgcctcgtGCCCGTCCCCGGGCGCCGCCTCCGCCCCGGCTCCTCCCCGCTCCTCGACTCCCGCCCCTCCCCgaccctcttcctcttccccggCCCCCGCGCCATCGACCTCGCGCGGTGGGCCGCGGCCACGCCGCCGAGGGACCGCGCGTCGCCGGTGCTCGTGGTGTTCGACGGGACGTGGGCGCAGGCGCGGGAGATGGCCGCGGCGAGCCTCCCGTTCCTGGAGGGGTTCGCGACGTGGGTCACGCTCGGGGGCGGGTTCGACGAGGGGACGGGGGAGGAGGGGGCGAGCGCGTGGGACTCGGAGCTCGTGCTGAAGAAGGAGCCGCACAAGGGGTGCGTGAGCACCGCGGAGGCGGTGGCGAGGGCGCTCAGGGTGCTGGAGCCCGAGGGGCAGGGGGCCGAGTTGGAGGCGGCGCTGCTCAAGGCGCTGAGGGCCATGGCGGGGTTCCAAGCGTCCTACATGAAGCCCATGAAGCCGAGGCCGAGGTTgacgaagaagacgaaggagaaggagaaggagatgtCGAAGAGGGACGAGGAAGAGCCCGGAGATTGA
- the LOC109727852 gene encoding probable E3 ubiquitin-protein ligase LUL4: MREVPLTITAAQIMLYRDALTITSGSAPTSVQTKPLPSRRRAETVKSLINVDKDSIWIEPDEWEPDCHLVSFSFDSLAAGSFTIFYFAKEEQYCGFSQVYHNMDRPVKVPFRQGFGQRFIQPPGSGTDLGFFEYNELSRPLHGNVFPLVLYAESYCEPISPSTASKCTQVTQAVIEKVDDGPFGFQVKVKRQLLWVNGECYDQEFFGVGSSPEAEIGTNISEIECVICMFNARDTALLPCRHMCMCRECAEAVKLQSKKCPVCRHPIETIIEIPISY; encoded by the exons ATGCGGGAAGTACCCCTTACTATTACTGCTGCCCAAATAATGTTGTACAGAGATGCTCTGACTATCACTTCCGGCTCCGCTCCCACCTCTGTGCAGACAAAGCCCTTGCCGTCACGACGAAGGGCCGAGACTGTCAAGAGCCTCATCAACGTGGACAAGGACTCGATCTGGATCGAGCCTGACGAGTGGGAACCCGACTGCCATTTGGTCTCCTTCTCCTTTGATTCATTGGCCGCCGGCAG TTTCACTATATTTTACTTTGCAAAGGAAGAACAATATTGTGGCTTCTCCCAAGTGTATCATAACATGGACAGGCCTGTGAAAGTACCTTTTCGACAAGGGTTCGGCCAGAGATTCATACAGCCTCCAGGATCTGGAACGGATTTGGGATTCTTCGAATACAATGAACTCTCGAGGCCTTTGCATGGCAATGTCTTCCCTCTTGTTCTTTATGCCGAATCTTATTGCGAACCAATTTCTCCATCAACAGCCTCTAAGTGCACGCAGGTCACCCAAGCTGTGATCGAGAAGGTCGATGATGGACCCTTTGGATTCCAAGTGAAGGTCAAACGGCAACTTTTGTGGGTCAACGGTGAATGTTATGACCAGGAGTTTTTCGGTGTTGGCTCTTCCCCAGAAGCAGAAATTGGCACCAATATTTCGGAGATAGAGTGTGTAATCTGTATGTTCAACGCAAGGGATACTGCTCTTCTTCCATGTAGACATATG TGCATGTGCAGAGAATGTGCTGAAGCCGTTAAGCTTCAGTCTAAGAAGTGTCCAGTATGTCGCCATCCTATTGAGACGATTATCGAGATACCAATTAGCTACTAA